DNA from Prunus persica cultivar Lovell chromosome G6, Prunus_persica_NCBIv2, whole genome shotgun sequence:
CAACATCACAAGTTGTCCACATCAAGTACATATATCCTTATAGCCTCATGATTTTGTTAGCATCATAGCTACTACAGTacttttgttgggttttggctAAACAAACTAAAAGTTTGACATTGTTATTGATTATAACGGTGATATTTGGCGATGTGATTGCTACCAACCAAGTGGTTGATGGCTTTTgcagatttttctttttggtatcATAATGGGGAATGTTAAGTTCAGTTGCTTATGTATATGGACGATCTATGAGCTGTTGATGCATGTGAGTCTCATAATGTACGAACGACTTATAGTCACATGCGTGCCTCGAATGAATGGGTGATCCTAGCAAAATTGATAGCAGCATATACATATAAGCTTTTATTTTGGCTAATTAAGTTTTGTATGATTGGCATTGACCAGGTGGCACGTGACAGGAGATGAGGATGGGATACAATATGGCCCTTTCCCAGTACCCAAACAGGGATTACCAATAACAGTAGTCCCAAGGAGCAAGATTGTGAGTTGAACATGAAGCTAAGCGAAGCTagcttttgggttcttgacgACAACACAAACTTCTCCAATGGGGCCAAAAGCAAGCATACCCCATCGagctcttttctcttttaaatTTCGTTCCATGGTGTTTTTCTTTCCGAATTTGTCGTTGGGAATCCTATGTATCTTCTACGTCTCTTGGGTACGTGGATTTTGTCCAGTTTGTTAGCGTAGGATCAAAATGTCAGTGTCAAACTGTGAATGTAATGTGTGATAGAAatgaaatgggttttgtgcAGAAACTAGCAATGCcaggaaatgaaaattttcaagatGAAATGAAGATgccgtttttttctttttcttctgtggAATGTGTGAATAACAAAGGATCAGAAAGGAATATCAAATGTGTGTGGTTTTGAATATTGATGAAGTAACTTTCAGCTTCTTAGATTTTTCTTCTGCTGCTCTTTCTGCTGTGGAAGAGGCATGGCCAGCTGCGGAGTCAGAAATTGATGTTAAAGGGGGCCCTtttgcaaaatataaaaataaaggaataCTACAGGTTCTTGTAGACCCCTGGACCAATATCCCTAAtgtaaaaatcaaaaaataagcTTTAAATTACAACTTTTACACATCAAGTTATGATTGTTgtacataaaaaaaaccattataTTCCCTTTCAATATTCTATTCAATTCATATacataatattaaattatttagagagaaagaaagaaaaggagagtaaaggatatagagagagagagagagagagagagagagagagttgagtaGGGGCCTAGGACCCCCCTCGTCCTGCCACTAGGTCTGGCCCCATTTAACCTAACAAGTcacaaggcaaggcaaggcaaacTGTGTGCATGGATAAATGGGGTGTGCACACTAGAAATCCACGTGGGGCAGTGCCAAAGCACAACATTGTAGCCTACGTGGATGCGTTTAACAGGGCCAGTTGAACCAGTGCTGGGAAAATGTTAGAAATTTAAGGAACTCTAGAGCTTGAGAGACAATGATGTTCAACCTAATTGAGTTGTTTTTCTGGTGGTGATGTCTTTCGGCTTGCGTGAgacttttgcttttttaaatATACACAATAAAATGTGTGTACCAAAAAGATACCGATTTGACCAATCTTCTCCAAGCTAGTCACATCAAGTGGGTTTGAACATTTTAAACCCCAGATTTTggataaaataattaaaatttcaaaacttgtAATGTGGCTTAATTGTTTGTATAAGCAAGGGGGATGACAGTTACAACAACCATGGTGGTAGTAATGGTGGCAACGAAAGTGATGGCGGTGGTGGGAGTGGTAAGTTGTTGTGACGTATCGCAGTGGTGTGGCCATGACAATGACAATCGTAAGGAGGTGGTAGTGGTGGAGCGGTGGCAGCGACAATGACGGTGTTGGTAATGTTGGGGGGTCGTGATGTTGACGATAATGGTATTTCATGATATTTGTAAGATCTCTCTTTTAATTGATGATCATTtcttatgtttgtttttctacAATAGTATATGAGATTTTAAGTCCCTCACCAACCCCAAATTCCACCTTCAAACTTACTCATCCAGATGCTCTAAGCTGAATTCGTTCAGACAAGTAATCCCATTGTAAGTCTAGCTGCTCCAAGAAGAGAGTACTTACAAATAATGTAATTTTCACCGTAGCCAAGAAATAATATACCGCTTGTTTGATATGATAGTTCAATTCTACTCGACGACATGAAGAGGAACCAGAACAACACACTTTTGTTCCtactacaaacaaaaaaacatgctATAACATGTGATATTTGCAAGATTTCATTAGCCATTCAATAATCAAATCAAGTAAAAATTTCCATCACCCAAAATTCAGCATTGGAAAGGACAAGCATGTCCACAGGCCACATGATGTCGATTTCCGTTTGAAAAATGCGCCAAGAAATGCCAAAGAGTGTCTATCTAACATATGAACACAATGGTCAGATCCTAACTTGGCAACCACGACCCTTCAaggaataataaaaatgagtTAACTTTGTTCCATATACTAAACGTGAAAAACGTCAATCAGTAAGTTTCAAAAACCTTAGTTAAAATTAGACGTGTAAAATGGGAAGCTAATTTCCTGACCAGACCAAACACATGGACGCAGATTTTTCATCTAAAAGGATAGGGCAATAgataataaatttacaactAACATGAAACACAAGAGTAACATTATTCATACTAAGTGGCCCCCGCAAACATAAACTTACATGAATAGAAGAcggggaagaaagaaaagaggaaactgGACATTGTATACGAAAAACACAAGAGTCAGAAAAAGGTCCAAGAATCTATCTTCTCatgtgcatgaaattggaaatagcATAGAAAGGATGTAAAATACAGTTGTTTGATTGCCAACAGAAGAAACAACCCGTACTAATGCCAGATACTCGGCAGTTTTCCTTTGCACCTGAGAAATCTGTGGTGCAAATCAAAGATGAGTTGATATATCTCACATTTAATGAGGTGTCCTCATGTTCATGAGGTGGAGTTCCACAATGCCAGTCTATAGAACTTGTCAAACATTATAAGTTTGGCTCACCAGAGGGTCACAGAGACAGTGGGTGAATACCACAAAACTAGCCTACGTATGTGCTGATCTAGAAGTAAGACCACATGTTATTGATCTCTCATGGAAAGCTAGGCTATTCTGGATTATAGCAGGATAATGCTCCTACAGATCAGCATCTGTTTTCAAATAGTTTACTCTTGCGTTAGTGATTGAAAACCTGAAAAGGCAACTGAATTTcttaatttgaaaattcagCCTCTTTGTTGGGAGACAAAGACATGACTTTGTCATAATTTCAGAGATAAGGCTTCAATTCAATCTCAGAGGAGATTTGTCTCCTGTTTATCTAATTTATACTGATCATCAGACACTCTGGAAGGAAGAAAGCATGCCAATTCAAGCACGCAAATCAGAAATATCTCAAGCTCAAAGAGTCAAATGGTATTTAGAACATGGTTCAAGAGATAAGCTGAGTAACATGGCATATCAAACGAAGCAGTAAACCTACCTAAGTAAGAAAGTCTTGGCATCTCACATGCATACATATGTATGGGCATGGTAACAAAGAGCACTAATGGATAATCTTTATTCCATTATTGAAACCTGTAATTGAAAGAAACTCTATTTCCAAAAACACTAAATAGATTAAACACGACTGAGAAAGGCTTCACCTACCCACAGTGATTCCAAACATgtgtacccaaaaaaaaaagttatttacGAATCGGACATAAGACCAACATTCATTGCAGATATGTTCAAGCTCAATATCAATGCTTTCTTTCTTGAAGTTATGGATTAAACTGGAGAAGAGGAACAATGCAAAAGCGAAGTTGGCGTTTCCTCATGCCCTGCAATGTCTTCAGTTATGCTATCACCTGCTAAAGCCAATTTAAGTTTCCACATATGGATTCACTTCTAGTGATCTTTATTTTAGCTTTCTTCTTCAGATTGATAAATTTTTAACAATCTTGCAACATGCTCAACTTAATTTCCACTTCAGTTGCCCTAACTCTACACAGGTAGCAGAGTGTCTGCAATCTCTCAGTTAAATATAGTGGCAAAATACTTTATAACTTTATGATAAATCTTATAGTGGATTCTGTTCCTATGAACCAAAATGCGTACCAAAAAGGAGAATTATAGTGGAGTGTATAATCTTTCCGGGGTTAGATTTCTACCCAAATTTAGCAGTCATTAACTTTTGACTCTTTCAATCAACTACCAGTTTAGATGGATTATCTGCAAGCCCAAGCCCTTCTGAGCACAGCATGATTCAGTGCAGTTAAATCATGCCAACATGTTTGGTGGAGAATGGTCCAAATGAGTGTGGAGATTGAGCAAAGTGATTGCAGCAGTGtgttgaccatatctctccaACATTATTTCAGCACACACACATCATAGATACTTCAAGAAATCAGAAATCATTGTCATTTTTACCAATAACAACTAAGACCTTGAGACAAACACAGAGTAGAGAACAAATCGTTTCTGCTTTATATATCGTAGCATGCACAGTTTTCCAACACATCATAGTGAAACAAAACTTCATTATTAAAGCCTATATGGAAAACCACCAAGACAAGTGAACAAAAGGTGTTAGAATTTGGAAATGGGTCGTAACATACATGAACTGAACTTGATCCAAAAGCATAAATTTGTTATGTTCTGGGTGTCTATCCATGTATATACAAATCAACAATTCGATGTTGACTTGCAATGAAAGATAACAAATCACACTTGTTTCTCCACAAATCTCCCTCTCAAGTGCGAATTTATCACATTTCTTCCCACACCTTTATTTGGACTTTCTTGGGTATTTCTGTGGTCTGGTACCTGCTCCCATACTCTATATTTCTTgggggtgttttttttttcaatgatctGATACCAACTCCCATACTTTGCTCAAAGGAGTTGTCCAACCCAAGATCACTCAACAGACTAGGTACATACTTCAAGGAACATTGTCCTACCCGAAATCTTCAGCCACTTGAGTTTGATGGTTCATTAGAATTTGGAGAGATTGAGGAGTTCAACTAAAAGGGCCTTAGCATACATGTGGAACTCAACTTGACTCAAAAGCGAAACCATTAGGTCTTGGGTTCATCCCTGCATACTAATCCATATTCCATGTTAACCTTCCTATGGGTACAACCAATTAAGACTTTTCCCCAGCAGAAGACAAAACAAatgcaacaaaaacaatagccaaaaaaaaaaaagaaaaaaaaaagagctcaATAGAAATCACTCAAACGCAGATGCTGAACTTGTCTATAAATCTAACATTCTCATATTGATTTCAAAACTCAAGTACTCAAGTACAACACATTATATCCTTCAGAATACAGAATTAATAACTGCATACCTTGTGACCAACTAATAGATAAAAGGAATGAACTTGTACCTAACTTTACTCGCATACTCCACATACCTCTCCCCAAAAGTCTCAACCATCAAAGCCTCCTCCAGTTTTGCCTTCTGATCATAGTACAACGAACAAACTGCTACGATGAATAGCAAGCTCAAAGGTGCTCGAAGCGCAATGAAATATGTGGCGAACAGAAGCATCGTAGATGAATATATTGGATGGCGTACCCACCGGTAAGGCCCAAACTGTACAACAGCAGTTGGCACCACCACCTTTTCTGAATACTTTGCAAGATACAATGTTGAGTTATATTGCACTAGCAGAGTCACCAATATCAAAATCCAAATACCTACATTGCTCCACCCGCCAGGAATGCGGTGAAGCTCTGGCCCTTCAAATGCAGCCAGCCAGTGACCAGCCATGACCCCGGCACAGAACAAAAGGCGCAACCACTTTGGTGGGCTCACATCCCACTTGGGGTCATGCGGGCGAGCATAGTAATCTCCATATAACCGTTTCCTCACGCTaacattgaagaaaaagaagtaatGGTAGACAAAGAAGAACACATAAGGCCAACCTTCAAGGAAGCCATTGAAATGGGCAGGTGGGACTAGTGTGAGCCAAGAAAACACTGAAGTGACAATGGCAAGTTGCTCAAAGATGCTGGCTTCACCTTGTAAATGCTTCCGAAAGCAGTATAACCCGTAAACCCCGATTGATAGAGCCAGAAACCAAGGCCAAAACATCCAAGTCCAGCTAAAGTACATCCAGAAAAAGGGGCTCAAGAGCAAATTGACAGTCCCTTTTGTGGCTGCAATTGCAATGGAAAAGATTCCAGACCACTTGATGACATCAAAAGGGGTTAATTTAAAAAGGGTAGCTTTGAATGAATCAAAGGATATATTTTTGAGGAGTTTTAGCAATGGGGTTTGAGATTCTGAGCTTGAGGTCCTGGAGTATGAGCATTTGAGCGGAGGTAACAAATGGgtgcttcttcttgttcttgttggtGATGATGAgaatgggttttgtgaaagACATAAATTTGATGGGTTCTTGAGGGGTTTAAGGCTATGGTGTAAGTGAGAGCTGTGGTTTATTGAATTGCCCTGTAGGTGTTTACGAAAAGGTCTGAGAGAGAAGTTGGGTCTATCAGTGAAAGCAGAACAGAATGGGATCGTTTTGGAATGTAGGAACATTGACTTGGCTTCCATGGTTGGGTGTGAGAGGAAAGCAAAGATTTTCTAGTCTACAAGAATTGGCTAATTCAAGCCAACGTTGGTAGAGAGACAGACATGGGAAAAATAGGGTTCTTCTGTCATTCTGTGTTTTCTGTCATGAAAACATATTTACTAGGATGGAGCCGAGGGTCTTATCTTACGAATTATTTTACGGGCTAATTGGGCCTACCCTGCTTTTGGAATGGCCCATATATCATTTCATAGAAGATGGGCCaaagttaaaatttaaatttttgggttgggAAATGGGTTATCTGGTTTATACAAAGTAAACATTCAAAGTACTTAGGCTTCGTTTGATTCACAAAACGGTtttgaggggaaatcactTCCCATGTCATTTACTAATGGATGAGAAATGGAATATTCCTTTTGCACGTTTGGTAATGTTGAGAAAGTAACTAGGAGATAtcactttaatttcttttctatgtttgttttgagtagaaatggaaaacaaagtttgtataatttttcaattatacccatgctaaatcaaataaaaaaagaatgcatttaatgatatattgtaattctaaattgttaatatggacaaaatgatcatgaaaaatgtgtatttaatgttggttcattttcccaaacttccacatgaggagggaaaacaaaatccaagttGGGAGAAaggcttcactttccccctaTTTTTCCATGTGACAGGCAATGATTTCTCATgcctggacttaccaaacataagAAAGCATTTAATTTCTCATCCCCAAGCCTCATTTCTCACAAACTAAACGGGGCCTTATAGCATTTTCACccatttgtcatggcaaaagGTAAGGGGAGACAAGTGttgttactattcacatgaatcgTGCATACCTTagcaattttatttattaactttccacccattgccatgatAACCCAATGGCAACCATTATGAACATGAGATATGAGTAGAGggatttgtatagagttttggtatgagaagtgaagaatatggttacgtatttatatatatatatatatataaaaatctgaaattttgggttttttttcttaatttttttgttatataaATTGGTTGTTGACGTCCCAATGACATCAATATTAAGTCATCTTGCCTAGGCAGCAGTCCAAGCAAGCCTTGATCGCTGGAAACAGAATTGAGGGCCTAAGGGGGTCTCTTGCCCGGGCTAACTCCTCttgctggaaatgctcttagAGTAGTTCCATCATTGAGCCCATGCCAAGGTAGGAGGGGGCCCAAGCCCCAAATTATAGTTCAATGGGCAGCAGCTGGGTCCCACGAAACCAGGCCAGCATAAAGACAAAACGAGCCCGTGCTCTAGCTTGAatttgctgacgtcagcaacgaaaaaaaattaaaaaaatccttaaaattttagatttaaaaaaaaaatacttagtcatattcttcacttcctaTACCAAAACTTtatacaaattcatctcctcatatctcatatgaatagtgattgCCATGACAATGAGTGGAAATATCACAAGCCTTttgcaagggctgccactattcacatgaatagtaataGCCCTCGTCTTGTCCTTACTCTTTATTAtgacaaataaatgaaagtgctcTCAAATACTTTTGCAACATTCAAAAGGAATATTAGAAAACTAATTCTTTTATCTAAAATTTCCAAGTGTTAGAGACACACGTGAATGATTGTGACtattatattgtattaattataaaaatatacagTTGACAGTATCACACGCATATAAACCCGACTATTCCTAAAATTTATCAATTTACAAACTTGCATGCTTTGAACATGAAAAGAACAAGTTGAACTTGGTTTGTGAATCAATATTTTGAGTCAAGGACTTGTATTTCCATCTCCCCTCACCTATCACACTTTAATAAGGCCTctacaatttttaatttgttggttAAATAGAACATGGTATGTATCGTTTAGCATTTCATTTAATAATAGTTGTCGTCATTTGGTTATACATATAGGATTTcatttaataataattgtcTTCATTTAGTTGAAATAAGCTTTATATTCGACTAttcgaacaaaaaaaaaaaaaaagctttatATTCGACTAATACAGATCTGAGTCGTGCGTTTGTTATCATGTTGTAAATATATCTttgtaaatataattttgtttacgggtgatgctagggagaccaactttagataccaacttgtgtaccaactctctaatagaggtggagccccaccaatacaatgggtctcacactctattagagagttggtacacaagttggtatctaaagttagTCTCCCTAACATTTTCCTTTGTTTACATGACCAAAAGAAGTATCAAACCACATTCCGAAACACTGAAGTCGAAAGCTGTGGGCGTGTATGGCTTGTTGGCCAAGCCAATTATTGAAATAAATGATAAATCTACGTAACGCATTTGCTGACCTCGAGCCCCCTTCAACCAACCCATTATACACACAACACAGACCACCAAATATCTGCAACCCAAAATcacatttcatatatatatatatatatatatatatatatatatatctctctctctctctctcgatcTCGAAGTGCCCTTTCTGAAGCGCACAGCTGAAAATAGCCCCAAAAgttatttataaaagaaagaggcaaacaaacaaacaaacaaaaataatataattttcccAAATGGGTTCTTTGAATCAGCTTAAAAAATAAGGTGGTTTTCCATTGGCTCTCACCAATTCTCAGGAACGAAATTTCAATCTCATTTTCTGCCTGAGACAGCAAAGTTATGATTTTTTCTCGGATTGGTCGCTCCTTTTCTCGATCTTCTCGCTCCAGAGTAAGTTTCCCAATCTTGTTCTTCCCCTTTTCTAATTTAATTTGTATGCTAAATATCTGGTTTTTGGTGTTAGAATTCGATATATGGAAGTGGGCGATCGGCGGCTCTGAATGGAAATGAAGCGATTTTGGGTGTACCACGTCTTGGTTCGTATCTGGGTCGGGTAGAtggggatttagggtttttgaggTCTTATTTTGCTTCATCAATAGCAGCCCACAAGGCCTGCGTTTCTGATTTCAGTTACATTCTTGGAAACCCTAAGCTTCGCAGACATTTTTCTAGTGAAGccccaaagaaaaagagtaagCAAGTTACAAAATTTTGTTGGTTAATCT
Protein-coding regions in this window:
- the LOC18774221 gene encoding uncharacterized protein LOC18774221 is translated as MEAKSMFLHSKTIPFCSAFTDRPNFSLRPFRKHLQGNSINHSSHLHHSLKPLKNPSNLCLSQNPFSSSPTRTRRSTHLLPPLKCSYSRTSSSESQTPLLKLLKNISFDSFKATLFKLTPFDVIKWSGIFSIAIAATKGTVNLLLSPFFWMYFSWTWMFWPWFLALSIGVYGLYCFRKHLQGEASIFEQLAIVTSVFSWLTLVPPAHFNGFLEGWPYVFFFVYHYFFFFNVSVRKRLYGDYYARPHDPKWDVSPPKWLRLLFCAGVMAGHWLAAFEGPELHRIPGGWSNVGIWILILVTLLVQYNSTLYLAKYSEKVVVPTAVVQFGPYRWVRHPIYSSTMLLFATYFIALRAPLSLLFIVAVCSLYYDQKAKLEEALMVETFGERYVEYASKVRYKFIPFIY